Genomic window (Bacillus pumilus):
GCTATTGTAAATCAAACGTTTGGAGATGAAGATATTGAATACATTACAGGCATTACTTAACGACAGAATGGAACGCTCTTCACAAATTGAAGCGGTAACTGGCGGAGGTGTGTCTTATACATTTGAAGAATATGCAAAACGTATTGATCAGCTCGCTCATTACTTACATCAAAAGGGAATTCGAAAAGGTGACCGTGTTTGCTTTATTTGTCAAAACCATCACCACTTTTCAACGATTATGCTGGCAGCCATCAAAGCAGGTGCAGTCGCAGTTCCGCTTAGCTGGCAGCTTACTTCTTTTGAGCTGGAAGGTATCTTGAAAAAAGCAGAGCCAAAGGCTTTATTTTTTGACCGTGAATTCCGTGACATCATTGCGGCAGTGAATGTGTCTTTAGAAGATTGCCTAATGGTGGAATCCGGTGTCAATGCGAAAACAACACAGCTGTTTGAAGACATTTTAGCATCAAATGATGGAAGTAACCTTGCTGAAGAGGTATCAGAAGAGGATCTAGCGATGATTTTATTCACCTCTGGGACAACGGGCAATCCAAAGGGCTGTATGGTCGGACATGGACGAATCTATCAATTTTTAACAAGACATGGGAATCGAGGATTCGATCTGAAAGGTAAACGATACTTGGCGAGTCATCCTCTGTATCATATGAGTTCAATTAATCATCTGATTGCAGCTGCGATTGAAGGGTATACACTAGTCTTCTTACACGATGCAACGCCGAAGCGCATTTTAGAAACGATTGAGAAAGAAAGAATTACATTTATGATGGCTTTTCCATCAGCCTATACGTACATGCTAGAAGAAATGAAGCGCGGTTCGTACGATCTTTCATCTTTTGAAATTGCGATTTCTGGCGGTACGAAGGTGCCGGTACGCTTAATCAAAGATTACAAAGAAGTGGGCATTCAGATGATGCATGGCTACGGGAGTACGGAAGCATGGGTTGTGAGTGCGTGGCATCCAGCGATGGGCGAGGATAAAATGGGCTCTGCCGGTAAAGTGGATCCAGATGTAGAAGTGAAAATCGTGCATCCTGAGACAGAAGAGACACTGTCAGCTGGAGAAATTGGCGAAGTCGTCATGAAAAGCCCATTTTATTTCTTAGGCTACTATCATCAGCCTGACGCTACAGAGAAGGTGCTCAAAGATGGCTGGTTCCATATGGGAGATGCAGGATATCTAGACGAAGACGGTTTTCTTTATATCACAGGCAGATACAAAGATGTGATTCTGTATGGAGGAGATAATATTTACCCTGACCAAGTGGAAGAGGTCATTGATCAAATTCCAGGTGTGATTGAATCAGCTGTCATTGGGGTACCAGACGACTTATATGGTGAAGTGCCAAGTGCGTATATTGTAAAAGACGAATCCGTCGATTTTTGCGAAGAAGATGTGTTGGACTACTGCAAGGAACGTTTGGCAGATTACAAAGTACCGTCCATTCATTTCACACAGAAACTGCCAAAAAACAAACTTGGTAAAATCATGAAAAAAGATTTACGTGAATTGGTTGTGAATGCGTAGTACCTATTCTGCTATAATGAAATTTGAATGACTTTTTGTTTTCGGACGTTTTGGAGGGAAAGGGTTTGCGACATATTCTTCGTAAGAAACACATTCATGATTTGTTAGAACAGAGCAGGCAGCAAAAGGTAAAGAAAACGCTGGGCGGGCTTGATCTCACGCTTCTTGGTATAGGGGCAGTGATCGGCACGGGGGTCATGGTGTTAACCGGAATTACAGCGGCTAAGGATGCAGGGCCGGCTGTCATTTTCTCCTTTGCCATCGCAGCGATTGTGTGCAGTTTGGCAGCACTTTGCTATGCAGAAATGGCTTCCGCGTTGCCTGTATTCGGCAGTGCATACATTTATTCATATACAACGATGGGCGAGCTTGTCGGTCATTTGATGGGATGGACGTTATTGTCCGTTTATATGCTGACTGCTTCAGCCGTCGCCAGTGGCTGGTCGAGTTATTTTAACAGTTTGCTTGAGGGGTTTGGAATGTCAATCCCTCATCAATTTTTAGCGGGGCCAGAGCAAGGCGGATATATGAATCTGCCAGCGATTATCATTGCCTTACTGATTGCGTGGATCTTATCTAGAGGAACGAAGGAAAGTAAAAAATTCAATAATATCATGGTGTTTGTGAAGCTTGGTATTATTGTTCTTTTCATTGTAGTAGGCGGATTTTACGTACAACCAGCCAATTGGCAGCCGTTTATGCCGTTTGGTGCAGAAGGTGTCATTGCCGGTGCCGCTGCTGTGTTTTTTGCCTTTTTAGGATTTGATGCCATTTCTGCTTCTGCGGAAGAGGTGAAAAATCCCCAGCGGAACCTGCCAATTGGTATTATCGCTTCATTGCTCATTTGCACGGTCATTTACATTGTCGTTTGTTTGGTCATGACAGGTATGGTGCATTATACAAATTTGAATGTCACAGAGGCTATGTCCTATGTGCTGCAAAGTGTGCATCAAAATAGCGTAGCCGGTATTATTTCTGTTGGTGCGGTCATTGGATTAATGGCTGTGATTTTCGCCAATAATTATGCAGCAACTCGGATTGCCTATGCGATGGGCCGAGACGGTCTTTTGCCAAAAGTATTTTCGAAAACAGACAAGAGCGATACGCCTGTTGCAAGCACATGGATGATTGGCGGAATGACAGCTGTTATTTCAGGGTTTATTGACTTAAAGGATCTGTCTAACTTAGCGAATATCGGGGCTCTATTGACGTTTGCTATGGTGAGTTTATCTGTGCTTATTTTGAGAAAGACACATCAACAGCTTGAACGGGGATTCCGTGTTCCATTTGTGCCGATCTTGCCGATGATTTCAATGGGCTGCTGCTTGTTCCTGATGCTCAATTTACCAGGCCGTACGTGGCTTTACTTCGGCGTTTGGCTGTTAATCGGTGTCGTCATGTACGCAGCGTATTCAAACAAACATAGTGAATTAGCGAAAGCTTCAT
Coding sequences:
- a CDS encoding class I adenylate-forming enzyme family protein, which translates into the protein MNTLQALLNDRMERSSQIEAVTGGGVSYTFEEYAKRIDQLAHYLHQKGIRKGDRVCFICQNHHHFSTIMLAAIKAGAVAVPLSWQLTSFELEGILKKAEPKALFFDREFRDIIAAVNVSLEDCLMVESGVNAKTTQLFEDILASNDGSNLAEEVSEEDLAMILFTSGTTGNPKGCMVGHGRIYQFLTRHGNRGFDLKGKRYLASHPLYHMSSINHLIAAAIEGYTLVFLHDATPKRILETIEKERITFMMAFPSAYTYMLEEMKRGSYDLSSFEIAISGGTKVPVRLIKDYKEVGIQMMHGYGSTEAWVVSAWHPAMGEDKMGSAGKVDPDVEVKIVHPETEETLSAGEIGEVVMKSPFYFLGYYHQPDATEKVLKDGWFHMGDAGYLDEDGFLYITGRYKDVILYGGDNIYPDQVEEVIDQIPGVIESAVIGVPDDLYGEVPSAYIVKDESVDFCEEDVLDYCKERLADYKVPSIHFTQKLPKNKLGKIMKKDLRELVVNA
- a CDS encoding amino acid permease, with the translated sequence MRHILRKKHIHDLLEQSRQQKVKKTLGGLDLTLLGIGAVIGTGVMVLTGITAAKDAGPAVIFSFAIAAIVCSLAALCYAEMASALPVFGSAYIYSYTTMGELVGHLMGWTLLSVYMLTASAVASGWSSYFNSLLEGFGMSIPHQFLAGPEQGGYMNLPAIIIALLIAWILSRGTKESKKFNNIMVFVKLGIIVLFIVVGGFYVQPANWQPFMPFGAEGVIAGAAAVFFAFLGFDAISASAEEVKNPQRNLPIGIIASLLICTVIYIVVCLVMTGMVHYTNLNVTEAMSYVLQSVHQNSVAGIISVGAVIGLMAVIFANNYAATRIAYAMGRDGLLPKVFSKTDKSDTPVASTWMIGGMTAVISGFIDLKDLSNLANIGALLTFAMVSLSVLILRKTHQQLERGFRVPFVPILPMISMGCCLFLMLNLPGRTWLYFGVWLLIGVVMYAAYSNKHSELAKAS